The following DNA comes from Erythrolamprus reginae isolate rEryReg1 chromosome 8, rEryReg1.hap1, whole genome shotgun sequence.
CAAAAGGGGAGGGGCCCCACGGGACCCCCTGGaataacttggcaactttaagacttgcggacttcaacccCCTCCCAAtttcaaatcttaaagttgcctgaAGGTCTCTGCTAGCTGGGGGACCGTCTAGGTGTTCTCCCGGGATCCCTTCCAAGCAGCCTTTGATCCCCTTCCTGGTGCCCCCCCTGCTTTTCTTGGCCCGGGCCCCCTCTGGACTTTTTCCTGTCACGTCTCCCAGGCCTTCAgtgccctccctccccccagggaAGCTGCCCGCGTGATGGCCGGATAGTCCCCAGTCACACCAGTTCACTTAGCGGCCATTCAGAATgaccacagcactgaaaaaagcatCGTCCACAGGGCCAGGCGGTCAAAATGGAGACACTGAGCAGCTGACTCACATTGATGATGGTTGGCGTGtcttggggagggggggtcaTGCGAATGGGAAAGCCAGGCTCACCTAATTgtgttacttaacaactgcaatgattcactttgtGGCAAGAACGGTTGTGAAGTGCGGCAAAACTCACCTAACACAACCAATTTTGCGCTCGGTGGTGATCGTGAGGTGAGGACTTCCCGCTGGGTAACGATCCATTCAGGGACCGTTCTGAACAGGCGGTGCTTAACGGCCAGTCCtcggacctccccccccccctccccgttgTGGTCCTGGCTGGCCTTCAGAGAGCAAAGTCCTTGGCGGGGGGGCAGCCTGTGGAGGTTGGGGGGTTGCACTGGCCAGGGGGTGGGGCCACCTGAGGTCACACCCAGGGGCCGTTGTTaactgaggacccggattgtgatgGCCTCCGGGCCCGGCCTCCCTCTTTGCTGCCTGCGCAGGAGTCCAGGACGCCTTCAGCTTCACCTCCAAGGTTATGACGGTCTCGCTGCACAAGTTTGCGCCTGGATTTTTCCCAGGCAAGTGACGTCTTTGCCCAAACACTGGATTCTGCCCACGGGGCCCCTCTGGCGCCGCTTCTtccagggggaaagagagaggcggCCCGGCCTGGCAGCTGTGTGTGTTCACCtgggccttcccccccccccaggaacagGCGACGTGGCGGAGGTGGGCTTGGGGAAGGGGCGCTACTACAGCGTCAACGTGCCCCTTGAGGATGGCATCAGGAACGAGGCCTACTCTCAGATCTGCCAGGCGTAAGGACCTCCtcatcccgggggggggggggggggcggctgctgAGTTTGTCCTGCCCGGGGTGGGGGGGCTGAAGGGCTCCAGGCTGCTGATTCCGCTTGGCTGGCTTGCTTCCTGcacagcctggggggggggggggggctcagaaTCAGGAGGAATGGGGAGGGGGTGCTTTCTCCCGGCAGTGTTGCTTGGTTCTCTGGTGCAGCTTCCTACGGCAGCATCACCCCAGGACAGTGGCGGTCCTACAGTCCCTGCCTGCCCATCCCTTTGTCCCTCCTGGCGGGGCAAAGGATCTGTGGGGGGGGGCTTGCCCTCTGCAGGGGAGGGACTGGCCCAACAGCTCCCCTCCCCTTTGCTTTCCGCAGGGTGCTGGAGGAGGTGCACACCGCCTTTCGCCCCGAGGCCGTGGTCCTGCAGTTGGGCGCAGACACGATGGCGGGGGACCCCCTGTGCTCCTTCAACCTGACCCCGGAGGGGATCGGCAAGTGCCTGGGCTACGTGCTGCAGTGGCAGCTGCCCACCCTGGTCCTGGGGGGAGGTGAGCAAGTGAGGGTGCAATGGTGGTGGCGGGTGCAGGAAATGTAGATCAGGGTGGGGCCCCAAAGGTCGCCTGCGCTGATCATGGTCCAGGGGTGGGAGGGGCTTGGGACCTGGAGTCAGATTCTTCAGGTCCCCTGGAATGGCCTCTGTGGAGCCTTCCACCTCCTCTAAGATGGGTCGAATGGATTCTGTGGAGCCGGTCAGCTTCTGCCGCTGCGCGAGGCTTCGGGCCCTTCCACGCGGGACCAGAACGGCCGTGGTGGGCCAGGACTTTTCACTTCCTGTCACTTTTGCCCTCTCCCTGGTGCGGCGTCTCTTCCCCTCCTGGAGACAGGAGGCTATCACCTGGCCAACACTGCCCGCTGCTGGACCTACCTGACCGGAGTCATTCTGGGCAAGACGTTGCCCTCTGAAATTCCTGATCACGAGGTAAGGCTgaagggcctccccccccccgctccctgcCCCGGGTCCTCGTGGTCTCCCTGTGAAAGTGGCCCCTGGTTCACCTCCCGGGGGAGCCAAGAGCACTGGGGGCAGCGGCATGTCCAGCCCTCAGGAAGACCATTTGAAGGCACTTGCTGGGAATGAATGCAGGACAAAGCGGGTGGCTGCCCGTCCCCGTCCCCCTGGGACCCTGAGAAGAGGCCTTCCTGTCCAGGGCTGGTTGGGGGGCCGGCGGGGGAGGGGGGCACTTTCCCCTTCTGCCTGACCGTCCCTCTCTGGCAGTTTTTCACGGAATACGGCCCTGACTACGTGCTGGAAATCACTCCAAGCTGCCGGCCAGACCGGAACGAGCCTCAGCGTCTCCAGGAGCTGCTCAGCCGTGTGAAAGGTGGGGCCCCCGCTCCCGCCTGGAGGCTGGTCAGAGGGAGGGCCCGGGGGCTGCAGCGGGAGGCAGGCCTGGCCCTTTCTCTCTCCGCAGGGCACCTGAGACAGGTGACGTGACGGGAGCAGGAGGGGGCTCCCTGCGCCTGGGAGTCTGCACAGCCACGGCAGGGAAGGGCCGGTGCCCGCAGGGTTTGGGCCGCTTGGAGCAACAGGGTGTTAAAGGAAGCCTCGCCCCCGGCAGAGCCATTCGGGAAGGAGCGGAAGGGCCTCTCGGACTGGCCAGGGGCACAGCAAGACCAGCCCAGTCTCTGTTGGTCTTTTCCCCCCCACAGCTGTTTGCCTTGGAATAAAAACACCTGGGTGACTTTGTCTCTTGTCCTGGTGTGTGTTGCTTACGTTCTCCTTGGACTAAGAGCGGTCAATAGCGTTTTCCATCCTGTGGCAATGAGTCCCACCACTTTCAAGAAGAGCCTTGATGAGAGTGAGGGGGAGGAAATCGCTccataaacccccccccccagggcttccAAGGCTTCTCCAGCACTGCAGGGTCCCTGGGGGCCCCTTGGGCTCTGCagtcaactcccccccccccgtttctggcAGTGGTGGCCGGGCAGGCGATGCCGTAGGTGGAGGCTCCAGGTGTCCGGCTGCATTGCCCCAGTGCAGGCCTGCTCCCACTCTGCGGAATggggagctgctgctgctgccaccgccaAGACCTGCAGCTGGACCTGTTGGGAAGGGCAAGTTTCTGTTGGTCCAGCcgcctgtctgtgtgtgtgtgtgtgtgtgtgtggcttttgTTGTGTGACTGAATAACCTCTGCTCAAAACGCAAAAGATAAACAGAGGGGGGAACGAGGAAGTGCCAGATGCGGCTTGTCGATAGGGGCAGCAAAGAGTCCCCTTCCGCCAATTGCATTTCGCCAGCGCATGCGTGCTCTGACTCGAGACCAGCTGCGCTGCGTGGGCGGGCGGAGGTGATGGAGAGTCTCTTCTGTCGGAGTAAGAACCATCGCGGCCGCTAGGGGGAGCTGCTCGCTATCGCTCCCGAGACTTTCTGGGCGCGCAGAGCCACCGTACTTCAGCCCGGATATCCGGTCGGGGGTGGTAGCGGCGGCCTTTTCCCGGCGGAACGCGGCCATGGTGAGTACGCGGCTGTGGGCTCGCGCCTCCCGGAATCCCTCGCCATCCGTCGGCCTGCTCCGAGCGGAGCGCCCCGGTTGGCGGCAGGAGGACAGGCAGGCCGACAGGGCCCCGCGCGGCCGTTACCCCGAGGGGGCTGGGGGTCTGCAGGCCCGTTGGGAGGGGCGCGATGGCTCTGCCCGCCCGCCGCCAACCGCTGCCCGGCGCGACTCTTGCTGCAGGCTCGAGGACCCAAGAAGCACCTGAAGCGCGTGGCCGCCCCGAAGCACTGGATGCTGGACAAGCTGACGGGCGTCTTTGTGAGTCTCCGGGGAGGGGGCGCTGGGGGGTTGGGGAGGGTGAGGGAGGCCTCTTGCCCTCCGAGCGCGGGCGGCCAGAGCGGCCCAGGCAGAAGCAGGGGCCGCGAGCGctgccgcggggggggggggggttaggaatAGGTGGCGGGTCTCCTTGCTGCTTTCTCCCAATGGCTTTGCGGGAATCCTGTGTCCGGTGTGTGACTTCGCGCTGCCTTTGTACTTGCAGGCCCCCCGTCCATCAACAGGCCCCCACAAACTGAGGGAATGCCTCCCGCTCATCATTTTCCTCAGGAATAGACTTAAATACGCTCTGACCGGCGACGAGGTCAAGAAGATCTGCATGCAGCGCTTTATTAAGATCGATGGCAAAGTCCGGACAGACATTACTTACCCGGCTGGATTCATGGGTCAGTGCCAGTTGGTCCGCGCTGGtctggggagagagggaggggcggCCTTTGGACATTTCCTTAAGGCCCCTGCCCACCTGGGAAACACAATTCCAGCACAGCGCTTCTGTAGAGTCCACTCCGCAGCTGTTAGGGGCCACCTTCTTCCCTAAGCGCCATCAGTTTTCCTGTGGTGGGaaccaaccccaccccacccacccaaggacaattccatctgtccgtccattaccctggggggaggggaattattgacctcggagagggtccgcaacttgggcgtccaactcaatccacagctcacattggaacatcatctttcggctgtggtgaggggggcgtttgcccgggtccgcctggtgcaccagttgtggccctatttggacagggagtcattgctcacagtcgctcatgccctcatcccctcaaggtttgattactgcaacgctctctacatggggctacctctgaaaagggttcggaaacttcagattgtgcagaatgcggccgcaagggccatcgtggggcttcctagattcgcccacgtttctacaacactccgtggtctgcactggctgccaatcagtttccggtcacaattcaaagtgttggtaatgacctttaaagcccttcatggcattggaccagaattcctccggaaccgccttctaccgcatgaatcccagcagccgataaggtcccgcagagttggccttctccgggtcctgtcgaccaaacaatgtggtttggcgggtcccaggggaagagccttctctgtggcggccctggccctctggaatcaacttcccccggagattagaacggcccccaccctccttgtctttcgcaagttactcaggacccacctgtatcgccaggcatgggggaactaagacatctcccccaggcttcttatatttcatgtttggtgtgtatgtgtgtatggtttttaattgttggggtttttatattttttattattagatttgtcccattgttacactgtttcttgttactgttgtgagccgccccgagtcttcggagaagggcagcatacaaatctaatttattattattattattattattattattattattattatttgttttttggcTCCTCCCTCCTCAGATGTGATCAGCATTGAAAAAACAGCTGAGCACTTCCGCCTGGTGTACGACACCAAGGGGCGCTTTGCCGTTCACCGCATCACACCAGAAGAAGCCAAGGTGAGCCTGCTGGACAACCCGCTCTGGAAAGACGGGCTTGCATTCCTTGACTGAATGGACATTGGTCAGAACAAGCGATGCTGCTTCCGGACGCTTGTCCTGGTGTCTTCCGCCAGACTGAACAGGTGGTTGCTGCCTTATTTAAGTCCTGTTTTTGGAGGGTGGCTACTAAAATTGACCTCTGAACTTCCTGGCTAGCTGAGTGCGTCTTGCCAGGTTCCTGCTCTCAATGTTGGGAGGGTCTGGGCTGGGACCCttcgcagaggtgggttttcaccCTAAGCCTTTGAGTCCCAGGGTAGGCAGaggagatcccccccccccccagctgctaaaatttggggggtttgtTAATAACACAATCGTGTCTGGTGCAAAGCTGGTTCCTCGGATCTGCTCCCAGTCCCAGAGGGTTAGCGGGAGCCCCTTGGCCCTGCAGCCTGGAGGAAAGGGATTATTGGGGGAGGGGTCTGAAGCATCCCTCCCCCCTTGCCCTAAGCAGCAGCAGGGTCTACGCAGTGGGGGAAGAGGGGCCTGCCCTCCTTTTAACAGTACGTGATGGCCCACATAATTCGCTCGTCTGGTTCTCTCCCCAGTACAAGCTGTGTAAGGTTAGGAAGATTTTCGTGGGCACCAAAGGAATTCCTCACCTTGTCACTCACGATGCCCGAACCATCCGGTATCCAGACCCGCTCATCAAAGTGAATGACACCATCCAGATTGATTTGGAGACAGGCAAGATCACAGACTTCATCAAGTTCGACACAGGTTTGTTTCAAAGGGGCTGAACCGTGGGTCCGTCTTCGGGGGTCGTAGCTCGTGTCTGCCGCGGGGGGAGCGAAACCCCCGC
Coding sequences within:
- the HDAC8 gene encoding histone deacetylase 8 → MDGSPLPPVYVYGAELVARCDALCKVPRRASMVHALVEAYSLLPHLRVVEPRPARLEEMAAFHAEAYLQHLQLVSLDGNEDHPDSADFGLGYDCPTSPGIFEYAAAVGGATLTAARCLVERKGRVAINWAGGWHHAKKDEASGFCYVNDAVLGILQLRRAFDRVLYVDLDLHHGDGVQDAFSFTSKVMTVSLHKFAPGFFPGTGDVAEVGLGKGRYYSVNVPLEDGIRNEAYSQICQAVLEEVHTAFRPEAVVLQLGADTMAGDPLCSFNLTPEGIGKCLGYVLQWQLPTLVLGGGGYHLANTARCWTYLTGVILGKTLPSEIPDHEFFTEYGPDYVLEITPSCRPDRNEPQRLQELLSRVKGHLRQVT
- the RPS4X gene encoding small ribosomal subunit protein eS4, X isoform isoform X1; this encodes MARGPKKHLKRVAAPKHWMLDKLTGVFAPRPSTGPHKLRECLPLIIFLRNRLKYALTGDEVKKICMQRFIKIDGKVRTDITYPAGFMDVISIEKTAEHFRLVYDTKGRFAVHRITPEEAKYKLCKVRKIFVGTKGIPHLVTHDARTIRYPDPLIKVNDTIQIDLETGKITDFIKFDTGNLCMVTGGANLGRIGVITNRERHPGSFDVVHVKDANGNSFATRLSNIFVIGKGNKPWISLPRGKGIRLTIAEERDKRLAAKQSSG
- the RPS4X gene encoding small ribosomal subunit protein eS4, X isoform isoform X2, which translates into the protein MLDKLTGVFAPRPSTGPHKLRECLPLIIFLRNRLKYALTGDEVKKICMQRFIKIDGKVRTDITYPAGFMDVISIEKTAEHFRLVYDTKGRFAVHRITPEEAKYKLCKVRKIFVGTKGIPHLVTHDARTIRYPDPLIKVNDTIQIDLETGKITDFIKFDTGNLCMVTGGANLGRIGVITNRERHPGSFDVVHVKDANGNSFATRLSNIFVIGKGNKPWISLPRGKGIRLTIAEERDKRLAAKQSSG